One window of Chryseobacterium indologenes genomic DNA carries:
- a CDS encoding reprolysin-like metallopeptidase, protein MKKQLTLIGMLLISGISFAQTDRLWSEGSRKTSSEVFENKTGISNPKVYNLNIDGLKNALSKAPKRLAAGEKSELIISFPNSEGRMENFKVRENSNFAPELAAKYPDIKSYVGQGLDDPNSTVYFSVSPLGLSSMEIYGDKSAVFIEPYTKDLSTYVVYRKSDKKDDLNKFECTVVDAAQKGVSNSALAARPNADDAKLRTFRLALSCTGEYTTYFGGTKAQALAAMNTTMTRVNGVFEKDFAARMVLIANNDAVIYTNASTDPYSAASGMSSWNSQLQSTLTSVIGEANYDIGHLFGASGGGGNAGCIGCICTNGSKGSGYTSPADAIPSGDNFDIDYVAHEMGHQFGGNHTFSMNNEGTGANMEPGSGSTIMGYAGITSQDIQPHSDAFFHAISIQQITNNIKAKTCSVNTNTGNSIPTANAGLDYTIPKGTPFVLTGTGTDADGDSLTYIWEQMDNASSSQTGASSAASATKASGPNFRSWVPTTSPARYFPRMASVLAGATTTAGSEITVEALSSVARTLNFRFTVRDNKAGGSGNNSDDAVITVNSTAGPFLVTSQNSATTYAGGSSQTITWDVAGTTANGVNTANVDILWSTDSGNTWTTLLAGTPNDGSQAVTIPNANTSTGRIMVKGSNHIFFDVNNANISVNAGSGTPDTVAPTAPTLAASGTTATTTNLSWSGATDNVGVTGYDVYQGASLIGSTASTTYTVTGLTPSTTYSFSVKAKDAAGNASVSSNTVSVTTLAGGSVSYCSSSASNTADERIGNVTFGSINNTSTGTAGYENFTSVSTNVTRGSAYTLSITPVWTSTKYSEAYAVYIDYNGDGDFTDSGELAWTKAGSTTSPVTGSITIPATSTVGSTRMRVMMKYSSIPTSSCEAFTYGQVEDYTLNIVSSGKGDIQNTKDLITDIKLYPNPVRDILYISNTTSEDYKIFDMGGKLIDSGKLQRGSVNVSNLIKGAYMIQIGESSKRFIKN, encoded by the coding sequence ATGAAAAAACAATTAACGCTGATTGGAATGCTCCTTATCTCGGGTATTTCTTTCGCACAGACTGACCGTCTTTGGTCTGAAGGTTCCAGAAAAACTTCATCAGAGGTTTTTGAAAACAAAACCGGTATCAGCAATCCTAAAGTTTACAACCTAAACATCGACGGATTGAAAAATGCTTTATCAAAAGCTCCCAAAAGACTGGCTGCAGGCGAAAAATCAGAACTCATCATTTCTTTTCCAAATTCTGAAGGCAGAATGGAAAATTTTAAAGTGAGGGAGAATTCCAATTTTGCCCCTGAACTGGCAGCAAAATATCCGGATATCAAATCCTACGTAGGACAAGGTCTGGATGATCCTAATTCTACAGTCTATTTCAGCGTTTCTCCGCTTGGACTGTCATCAATGGAAATCTACGGTGATAAATCTGCCGTTTTCATTGAGCCTTACACCAAAGATCTTTCCACGTATGTAGTATACAGAAAGTCTGACAAAAAAGATGATCTTAACAAGTTTGAATGTACTGTTGTAGATGCTGCACAGAAAGGAGTTTCCAATTCTGCTCTTGCGGCAAGACCTAATGCAGATGATGCCAAACTGAGAACATTCAGACTGGCCCTATCCTGTACCGGAGAATACACTACTTATTTCGGGGGTACAAAAGCTCAGGCTTTAGCTGCAATGAATACCACAATGACCCGTGTAAACGGTGTTTTTGAAAAAGACTTCGCAGCAAGAATGGTTTTGATCGCCAACAATGACGCTGTAATCTACACCAATGCTTCCACAGACCCTTATTCCGCCGCTTCAGGAATGAGCAGCTGGAATTCACAGTTACAAAGTACTTTAACATCTGTAATTGGTGAAGCCAACTATGATATCGGACACTTGTTCGGAGCTTCAGGAGGTGGAGGAAATGCAGGTTGTATCGGCTGTATCTGTACAAACGGATCAAAAGGAAGCGGATATACTTCCCCGGCAGATGCTATTCCTTCAGGAGATAATTTTGATATCGACTACGTGGCTCACGAAATGGGACATCAGTTCGGTGGAAATCACACATTCTCTATGAATAATGAAGGAACAGGTGCCAATATGGAACCGGGATCAGGATCAACCATTATGGGGTACGCAGGAATTACCAGCCAGGATATTCAGCCGCATTCTGATGCATTTTTCCATGCAATAAGCATTCAGCAGATCACCAATAATATCAAAGCTAAAACTTGTTCTGTCAATACAAATACAGGAAATTCAATTCCGACAGCAAATGCAGGCTTAGACTATACAATTCCAAAAGGAACTCCATTTGTACTTACAGGTACAGGAACGGATGCCGACGGAGATTCTTTAACGTATATCTGGGAACAAATGGACAATGCTTCTTCTTCTCAAACAGGAGCAAGTTCAGCAGCCAGTGCAACAAAAGCTTCAGGACCGAACTTCAGATCATGGGTTCCAACAACCTCTCCTGCAAGATACTTCCCAAGAATGGCTTCTGTATTAGCAGGTGCAACCACTACGGCAGGTTCCGAAATCACTGTAGAAGCTCTTTCTTCAGTAGCAAGAACATTGAATTTCAGATTCACGGTTCGTGATAACAAGGCTGGAGGTTCAGGAAACAATTCCGATGACGCTGTAATTACAGTTAACTCAACAGCAGGTCCATTCCTGGTAACTTCACAAAACTCAGCAACTACCTATGCAGGAGGAAGCTCTCAAACCATTACATGGGATGTAGCAGGAACTACTGCAAACGGAGTAAATACAGCCAATGTTGACATTCTTTGGTCTACAGACAGCGGAAATACATGGACTACTCTATTAGCCGGAACTCCAAATGACGGTTCACAGGCAGTGACCATTCCTAATGCCAATACATCGACAGGAAGAATTATGGTAAAAGGATCAAACCACATTTTCTTTGATGTTAACAATGCTAACATTTCTGTAAATGCAGGTTCCGGAACTCCTGATACCGTTGCTCCTACAGCTCCTACTCTTGCTGCTTCAGGAACTACTGCTACAACAACCAACCTTTCTTGGTCAGGTGCTACTGATAATGTAGGTGTTACAGGATATGATGTATATCAGGGGGCTTCATTAATTGGTTCTACGGCTTCTACTACCTATACTGTAACAGGACTTACTCCATCAACAACGTATTCTTTCTCTGTTAAAGCAAAAGATGCAGCAGGAAATGCTTCTGTTTCCAGCAATACAGTAAGTGTTACCACTCTTGCAGGAGGAAGCGTTTCATATTGCTCTTCTTCGGCATCCAACACCGCTGATGAAAGAATTGGAAATGTAACGTTCGGATCTATTAATAATACTTCTACTGGAACTGCAGGTTATGAAAACTTCACTTCAGTTTCTACCAATGTAACCAGAGGAAGCGCTTATACACTCTCTATAACTCCGGTTTGGACATCAACAAAATATAGCGAAGCATACGCTGTTTATATTGACTACAACGGTGATGGAGACTTTACAGATAGTGGAGAATTAGCATGGACAAAAGCCGGATCTACAACAAGCCCGGTTACAGGTTCTATCACCATTCCGGCTACTTCAACTGTTGGGTCAACAAGAATGAGAGTAATGATGAAATACAGTTCAATCCCTACTTCATCATGTGAAGCTTTCACTTATGGCCAGGTTGAAGATTACACCCTTAATATCGTTTCTTCAGGAAAAGGAGATATTCAGAATACGAAAGATCTGATCACAGATATTAAGCTTTATCCAAACCCTGTAAGAGATATCCTTTATATTTCCAACACAACTTCAGAAGACTATAAAATCTTCGATATGGGTGGAAAACTAATTGATTCAGGAAAACTTCAGAGAGGCTCTGTGAACGTAAGCAACCTTATCAAAGGGGCTTATATGATCCAAATTGGAGAATCATCTAAAAGATTTATTAAAAATTAA
- a CDS encoding DUF4230 domain-containing protein: MRNYRTILSFAAGAGAMVLLFFGLKSCLNLGTKTEQSDYYILTNQISKMNKMVVLEQNTSSMQKTKMGYEVFGKEVSSNSIITYTKTNAQVSYDLNKMKIVVDSINKKLVITELPDAEIRITPSVEIQSLDDSFINRISEKDIKNVTAKAKETAEKSIDQNQLRNEGRKQLMENLNNVFVLAKALNYTIEDKTGKIGILGL; this comes from the coding sequence TTGAGAAATTATAGAACAATACTGTCCTTTGCAGCCGGTGCCGGAGCTATGGTGCTTCTGTTTTTTGGCCTGAAGTCCTGTCTGAACCTTGGAACTAAAACTGAACAGTCGGATTATTATATCCTGACCAATCAGATTTCCAAAATGAATAAGATGGTGGTGCTGGAACAGAACACTTCCAGTATGCAGAAAACCAAAATGGGCTATGAAGTATTCGGGAAAGAAGTTTCCAGCAACAGCATTATTACATATACAAAGACCAATGCTCAGGTTTCTTATGATCTTAATAAAATGAAGATCGTAGTAGATTCCATCAACAAAAAACTGGTTATTACAGAGCTTCCTGACGCTGAAATCAGAATCACACCGAGTGTTGAAATTCAATCTTTAGATGATTCTTTCATTAACAGAATTTCGGAAAAAGATATTAAGAATGTTACCGCAAAAGCTAAAGAAACGGCAGAAAAATCAATTGATCAGAATCAGCTGAGAAATGAGGGCCGTAAACAGCTGATGGAAAACCTGAATAATGTTTTTGTTTTGGCGAAAGCTCTGAATTATACTATTGAGGATAAAACCGGAAAAATTGGTATTTTAGGACTTTAG
- the leuC gene encoding 3-isopropylmalate dehydratase large subunit, translating to MNNSKKTLFDKVWDAHVVETIPDGPQIIYIDKHLIHEVTSPQAFAELESRNLEIFRPEQIVATADHNVPTLNQEQPIRDELSRNQVEQLTENCKKNNIELFGLGHQYQGIVHIIAPELGITQPGMSIVCGDSHTSTHGAFGSIAFGIGTSQVAQVFASQCLLLNKPKSMRITVNGTLNENVQPKDVILYIISKIGTDGGTGYFCEYAGNVFEEMSMEGRMTVCNMSIEMGARGGMIAPDETTFEYVQGRKFAPQGEEWEEKVEYWKTLKTDEGAVFDKELSFDASDIYPMITYGTNPGMGISIREVIPAPQNESEEKALQYMGLEAGQTVNSIKVNYVFIGSCTNARIEDFRSAAQYIKGKSKSEAVKALIVPGSQQVVKQIYEEGLDKIFNDAGFQIRQPGCSACLAMNDDKIPEGEYCVSTSNRNFEGRQGQGSRTILASPLTAAKAAIEGKISALESLN from the coding sequence ATGAACAACAGTAAAAAGACACTTTTTGATAAAGTATGGGACGCTCACGTGGTAGAAACCATTCCTGACGGACCTCAGATTATTTATATAGACAAACATCTTATCCATGAGGTAACCAGTCCTCAGGCTTTTGCAGAACTTGAATCCAGAAATCTGGAAATTTTCAGACCGGAACAGATTGTAGCAACAGCTGATCATAATGTGCCCACTCTGAACCAGGAACAGCCTATCAGGGATGAACTTTCAAGAAACCAAGTAGAACAGCTAACGGAAAACTGTAAGAAAAACAATATCGAACTTTTCGGATTGGGACACCAATATCAGGGAATCGTTCATATCATCGCTCCTGAATTAGGAATTACCCAGCCGGGAATGAGTATTGTTTGTGGAGACAGTCATACGTCTACCCATGGCGCATTTGGATCTATTGCTTTTGGAATCGGAACCAGTCAGGTGGCACAGGTATTTGCCAGCCAATGTCTGTTATTGAATAAACCAAAATCAATGAGAATTACAGTCAATGGTACACTGAACGAAAATGTTCAGCCCAAAGATGTGATTCTTTATATCATTTCAAAAATAGGAACTGATGGAGGAACAGGATATTTCTGTGAGTATGCAGGCAATGTATTTGAAGAAATGTCTATGGAAGGAAGAATGACAGTCTGCAATATGAGCATTGAAATGGGTGCCAGAGGCGGAATGATTGCTCCCGATGAAACGACTTTTGAATATGTTCAGGGAAGAAAATTTGCCCCGCAAGGAGAAGAATGGGAAGAGAAAGTAGAGTATTGGAAGACTTTGAAAACAGATGAAGGAGCTGTTTTTGATAAAGAACTCAGTTTTGATGCTTCTGATATCTACCCAATGATTACTTACGGTACCAACCCTGGAATGGGTATTTCAATCCGTGAGGTGATTCCGGCTCCGCAGAACGAATCGGAGGAGAAAGCATTACAATATATGGGATTGGAAGCCGGACAGACCGTTAACAGCATCAAAGTTAATTATGTTTTCATAGGAAGCTGTACCAATGCAAGAATAGAGGATTTCCGTTCTGCAGCTCAGTATATTAAAGGGAAAAGCAAATCCGAAGCTGTAAAAGCTCTGATTGTTCCCGGATCTCAACAGGTAGTTAAACAGATTTATGAGGAAGGTCTGGATAAAATATTCAATGATGCAGGATTTCAGATCCGTCAGCCGGGATGCTCAGCGTGTCTGGCGATGAATGATGATAAAATTCCTGAAGGTGAATATTGTGTTTCCACTTCCAACAGAAACTTTGAAGGCAGACAGGGACAAGGTTCAAGAACGATTCTTGCCAGCCCGCTTACAGCAGCAAAAGCAGCAATAGAAGGCAAAATTTCAGCCCTTGAAAGTTTAAACTAA
- a CDS encoding nucleoside triphosphate pyrophosphohydrolase family protein: MDKIDSLNQVAEFHTTFKAPILDTPQIPSPERCNLRVELLQEELNELKQAIADNNIVEIADALCDLQYVLSGAVLEFGLGSKFVELFNEVQRSNMSKACDNEEQAKETVEFYKEKEVESFYEKSGEKFNVYRQADHKVLKNKYYSPADLKSIIEK; this comes from the coding sequence ATGGATAAAATTGATAGTCTGAACCAAGTAGCAGAATTCCATACTACTTTCAAAGCCCCTATTTTAGATACCCCGCAAATTCCTTCTCCGGAAAGATGCAATCTTAGAGTAGAACTTTTACAGGAAGAATTAAATGAACTGAAGCAGGCAATTGCGGACAATAATATTGTAGAAATTGCAGATGCATTATGTGATCTTCAGTATGTTTTGAGTGGTGCTGTGCTGGAATTCGGACTTGGCAGCAAATTTGTAGAGCTATTCAACGAAGTTCAGCGTTCCAATATGTCGAAGGCGTGTGATAATGAAGAGCAGGCAAAGGAAACCGTTGAATTCTACAAAGAGAAGGAAGTAGAATCTTTTTATGAAAAGTCAGGAGAAAAATTTAACGTTTACAGACAGGCCGATCATAAAGTATTAAAAAACAAATACTACTCTCCTGCTGATTTAAAATCAATTATCGAGAAATAA
- the leuD gene encoding 3-isopropylmalate dehydratase small subunit has protein sequence MQKLVVLKSRAVPLPAENIDTDQIIPARFLKSIDRKGFGENLFRDWRFNIHTGEPNPDFVLNNPKFSGEILVAGNNFGCGSSREHAAWSLTDYGFKVIISSYFADIFKGNALNNGLLPVKVSEEFLKEILEGINENPDNEIAIDVELQSVSFKDTTETFEIDSYKKICLLNGYDDIDFLISRKQTITNFELKTQKTNEQQLF, from the coding sequence ATGCAAAAATTAGTAGTTTTAAAATCCCGTGCAGTTCCATTGCCGGCAGAAAATATAGATACAGACCAGATTATTCCGGCAAGATTCCTGAAAAGTATAGACAGAAAAGGCTTTGGGGAAAACCTGTTCAGAGACTGGAGATTCAATATTCATACAGGAGAACCCAATCCTGATTTTGTTTTAAATAATCCTAAATTCAGTGGTGAAATTTTGGTTGCAGGAAACAATTTCGGTTGTGGAAGTAGCCGTGAACACGCAGCCTGGTCACTGACAGATTATGGATTTAAAGTAATTATTTCCAGTTATTTCGCTGATATTTTCAAAGGAAATGCATTAAATAACGGACTTCTTCCGGTAAAAGTTTCTGAAGAATTTTTAAAAGAAATTTTAGAAGGAATTAATGAAAATCCAGACAATGAGATCGCGATTGATGTTGAATTACAATCCGTAAGCTTTAAAGATACAACGGAGACTTTTGAGATTGATTCCTATAAAAAGATATGTCTGTTGAATGGTTATGATGACATTGATTTTTTAATCAGCAGAAAACAGACGATCACAAATTTTGAACTAAAGACACAAAAAACAAATGAGCAACAATTATTTTAA
- a CDS encoding glycohydrolase toxin TNT-related protein, with the protein MKHLFKYLFFLAITSFSVACSSDNDDVIDINPDVTTVFYKNADELAVTYDTNNSVSQSIRNQAYDLYKRGKWSELESLFKANNLNGGWPPANGGYNIVDDVALQVGQKFDRYSGAVGSYNGTGVPTLGGSFTSPIINGYTYTFTQRALNQPEDKYDFYYEIDVLNNSMQFKTQTADIIPWFSQAGKGKQTMWKIPIDINTGYQKTWNKLAEEGYIKVTIKKSPSGKYPNLVGTVIQP; encoded by the coding sequence ATGAAACATTTATTTAAGTACCTCTTTTTTTTAGCCATTACTTCGTTCTCGGTTGCCTGTAGCTCAGACAATGATGATGTAATAGACATCAATCCCGATGTCACCACGGTATTCTACAAAAATGCAGATGAACTGGCAGTAACTTATGATACGAACAACAGCGTAAGTCAATCCATCAGAAATCAGGCATACGATCTTTACAAACGAGGAAAATGGAGCGAGCTGGAATCACTTTTTAAGGCTAATAATTTAAATGGCGGATGGCCGCCTGCCAACGGAGGCTACAATATTGTTGATGATGTTGCTTTACAGGTTGGGCAGAAATTTGACAGATACAGCGGAGCTGTAGGCAGTTACAACGGTACAGGTGTTCCTACTTTGGGAGGAAGTTTTACAAGTCCTATCATCAACGGATATACCTATACGTTTACCCAAAGAGCATTAAACCAACCTGAAGACAAATACGATTTCTATTATGAGATTGATGTTCTGAATAATTCAATGCAGTTTAAAACTCAGACAGCAGATATCATTCCATGGTTCAGCCAGGCGGGTAAAGGAAAGCAAACCATGTGGAAAATTCCGATTGACATCAATACAGGTTATCAGAAAACATGGAATAAGCTGGCAGAAGAAGGTTATATAAAAGTGACCATTAAGAAAAGTCCAAGCGGAAAATATCCTAACTTAGTAGGCACAGTTATTCAGCCATAA
- a CDS encoding acyl-CoA dehydrogenase family protein → MNTETIDNIKMIAETAREFAEKNIRPNIMEWDESQTFPKDLFHQLGEMGFMGIVVPEQYGGSGLGYHEYVTILDEISQVDPSIGLSVAAHNSLCTNHIYEFGNEEQRHKWLPQLASGKVIGAWGLTEHNTGSDSGGMSTTAVKDGDEWVINGAKNFITHAISGDIAVVMTRTGEIGAKNNSTAFVLEKGMPGFTSGKKENKLGMRASETAELIFDNVRVPDSHRLGEVGEGFKQAMKVLDGGRISIAALSLGTARGAYKAALKYAKERHQFGKPIADFQAINFMLADMATEIDAAELLIQRASTLKNAKQKMTKEGAMAKLYASEACVRISNNAVQIFGGYGYTKDFPAEKFYRDSKLCTIGEGTSEIQRLVIGRDITK, encoded by the coding sequence ATGAATACAGAGACTATTGACAACATCAAAATGATAGCGGAGACGGCTAGAGAATTTGCAGAAAAGAACATCAGACCGAACATTATGGAGTGGGATGAAAGCCAGACTTTTCCAAAAGACTTATTCCACCAGTTAGGTGAGATGGGTTTTATGGGAATTGTTGTTCCTGAACAATATGGAGGTTCTGGTTTAGGTTATCATGAGTATGTGACTATTCTGGATGAAATTTCTCAGGTTGACCCATCTATCGGTCTTTCTGTAGCAGCACACAACTCTCTTTGCACCAACCATATCTATGAATTTGGAAATGAAGAGCAGAGACACAAATGGCTTCCTCAGCTGGCTTCCGGAAAAGTAATCGGAGCTTGGGGACTTACAGAACACAATACAGGCTCAGATTCAGGAGGAATGTCTACTACCGCTGTAAAAGATGGTGACGAATGGGTTATCAACGGAGCTAAAAACTTTATCACTCATGCTATTTCAGGAGATATTGCCGTAGTAATGACAAGAACAGGAGAAATAGGTGCTAAGAACAACTCTACAGCTTTTGTTTTAGAAAAAGGAATGCCTGGGTTTACTTCCGGGAAAAAAGAAAATAAATTAGGAATGCGTGCTTCTGAAACCGCAGAACTGATCTTTGATAATGTACGCGTACCGGATTCTCACCGTTTAGGTGAAGTAGGTGAAGGCTTCAAGCAGGCTATGAAAGTATTGGATGGTGGTAGAATTTCTATCGCTGCTCTAAGCTTAGGTACTGCAAGAGGAGCTTACAAAGCTGCTTTGAAATATGCAAAAGAGAGACATCAGTTCGGAAAGCCTATTGCAGATTTCCAGGCGATCAACTTTATGTTAGCAGATATGGCAACAGAAATTGATGCTGCTGAACTTCTTATTCAAAGAGCTTCTACCTTGAAAAATGCAAAACAAAAAATGACAAAAGAAGGAGCTATGGCAAAACTGTATGCTTCTGAAGCTTGTGTGAGAATTTCTAACAATGCTGTTCAGATCTTCGGAGGATACGGTTATACAAAGGATTTCCCGGCTGAAAAGTTCTACAGAGACTCTAAGCTTTGTACAATCGGTGAAGGTACTTCTGAGATCCAGAGACTAGTTATCGGAAGAGATATTACAAAATAA
- the leuB gene encoding 3-isopropylmalate dehydrogenase yields MSNNYFKIAVLPGDGIGPEIISESIKILDVIAEAFQCKFHFDYGLIGAEAIFKTGNPLPEETLKICKESDAVLFGAIGDPVFDNNPEAKVRPEQGLLKLRKELGLFANIRPLKTYPSLIDKSPLKREIIDGADIQIFRELVSGIYFGEKFTDSEGEYAYDVCKYSREDIIPIAHMAFQEAQKRKKKLTLIDKANVLDTSRLWRKTCQEIAPEYPDVQLDYMFVDNAAMQLILNPKHFDVILTENMFGDIISDEASVIGGSIGLLPSASVGEKNALFEPIHGSYPQAKGKGIANPVASILSVAMMLDHLNLHAAAEKLRQSVEHAIENKYVTIDLNTKQYYSTSEVGSFIADHIRYSEKLYYNLENIKIGKSTIV; encoded by the coding sequence ATGAGCAACAATTATTTTAAAATCGCGGTTCTTCCCGGAGACGGGATTGGCCCGGAAATCATCAGTGAAAGCATTAAGATATTAGATGTTATTGCTGAAGCTTTTCAATGCAAATTCCATTTTGACTATGGATTAATCGGGGCAGAAGCTATTTTCAAGACAGGAAATCCTTTGCCTGAAGAAACATTAAAGATCTGTAAAGAATCTGATGCCGTACTTTTCGGAGCCATTGGTGATCCGGTTTTTGATAATAATCCTGAGGCGAAAGTAAGACCGGAACAAGGCTTACTGAAACTCCGCAAAGAACTGGGTTTATTCGCCAATATCCGTCCTTTGAAAACATATCCGTCCCTGATTGACAAGAGTCCGCTTAAAAGAGAAATTATTGATGGGGCTGATATTCAGATTTTCAGAGAGTTGGTAAGCGGAATATATTTTGGCGAAAAATTTACAGATTCCGAAGGAGAGTATGCTTATGATGTCTGCAAATACAGCCGTGAAGATATTATTCCAATTGCGCATATGGCATTTCAGGAAGCTCAGAAAAGAAAGAAAAAGCTTACCCTTATTGATAAAGCCAATGTTCTTGACACTTCAAGATTATGGAGAAAAACATGTCAGGAAATTGCACCGGAATATCCTGATGTACAGCTTGATTATATGTTTGTAGACAATGCCGCCATGCAGCTGATCCTTAATCCTAAACATTTTGATGTTATTTTGACGGAAAATATGTTTGGAGATATTATTTCAGATGAAGCCAGTGTGATTGGTGGTTCCATCGGACTGCTTCCGTCTGCTTCGGTAGGAGAGAAGAATGCTTTATTTGAGCCTATCCATGGATCTTACCCGCAGGCCAAAGGAAAAGGTATTGCAAATCCTGTGGCTTCTATTTTAAGTGTTGCTATGATGCTGGATCATCTTAATTTACATGCTGCTGCTGAGAAATTAAGACAATCTGTAGAACATGCTATTGAGAACAAATATGTTACTATTGATCTTAATACCAAGCAATATTACTCAACAAGTGAAGTGGGAAGCTTTATTGCAGACCATATCAGATATTCCGAAAAATTGTATTATAATTTAGAAAATATAAAGATCGGAAAATCAACCATTGTATAG
- a CDS encoding TlpA family protein disulfide reductase, translating into MKKFITNIVAFSSLFLAAQQLSAQKVVVNREVETQKDGKMLLGNQLKEQFLKAPYADWYVKEHDDYALDQKAVSELKKEKIGTYDMIVFMGTWCEDSHRDFPRLMKILEAVNYPENKLNIIAVNRKKESPTGDESLYNLQKVPTIILKRYGKEIGRIVEMPTTGYIERDLVEILKKNDSSVIKEIFK; encoded by the coding sequence ATGAAAAAATTTATTACCAATATTGTTGCCTTTTCAAGCTTATTTTTAGCTGCACAACAGCTTAGCGCTCAAAAAGTAGTGGTAAACCGTGAAGTTGAAACTCAGAAAGACGGCAAAATGCTTTTGGGAAACCAACTGAAAGAGCAGTTTTTAAAAGCTCCTTATGCAGATTGGTATGTAAAGGAGCATGATGACTATGCCCTTGACCAAAAAGCAGTCAGTGAATTGAAAAAAGAGAAAATCGGGACCTATGATATGATTGTTTTCATGGGGACATGGTGTGAAGACAGCCACAGAGATTTTCCAAGACTGATGAAAATATTGGAAGCCGTAAACTATCCGGAAAATAAATTAAACATTATTGCCGTCAACCGTAAGAAAGAATCTCCTACCGGGGATGAAAGTCTTTATAATCTTCAGAAAGTCCCTACCATTATTCTTAAAAGATATGGAAAAGAGATTGGAAGAATCGTAGAAATGCCTACTACAGGTTATATTGAAAGAGATTTGGTTGAAATCCTTAAAAAGAACGATTCCTCAGTTATTAAAGAAATTTTTAAATAG